From a single Alloactinosynnema sp. L-07 genomic region:
- the lgt gene encoding prolipoprotein diacylglyceryl transferase has product MTSATSMFLANIPSPDRGVWQLDLGFVTLPLRAYALCIIAGIIVAIWWGEKRLIARGGTPGTVIDVAVWAVPFGLVGGRLYHVATDYYRYFGEGKNPLDALRIWDGGLGIWGAIALGGVGAWLGCKRKGVPLPAFADAVAPGIVVAQAIGRIGNYFNQELFGGPTDLPWGLEIYRRVNEFGIEDPLNGVAEPTHTLIENSPVHPTFLYELIWNLLVAAFIVWADRKFRLGHGRVFALYVAGYTLGRGIIEMMRTDPATLVAGLRINVFTSALLFVGAIVYFVIARKRGGREDLSTVDLTDTETAADGGAESDDADADGADGTDKAAETQDSDDAADDTAKDSASATKDA; this is encoded by the coding sequence GTGACGAGCGCTACCTCCATGTTCCTGGCGAACATCCCCAGCCCCGACCGCGGTGTCTGGCAGCTGGACCTCGGGTTCGTGACCTTGCCGCTGCGCGCTTACGCGCTGTGCATCATCGCGGGCATCATCGTGGCGATCTGGTGGGGGGAGAAGCGGCTCATCGCCAGGGGCGGGACACCGGGGACGGTGATCGACGTCGCCGTGTGGGCGGTGCCGTTCGGGCTGGTCGGCGGCAGGCTCTATCACGTCGCGACCGACTACTACCGGTATTTCGGTGAGGGCAAGAACCCGCTGGACGCGCTGCGGATCTGGGACGGCGGGCTCGGGATCTGGGGCGCCATCGCGCTCGGTGGCGTCGGTGCCTGGCTCGGCTGCAAGCGCAAGGGTGTCCCGCTGCCGGCATTCGCCGACGCGGTCGCGCCCGGCATCGTCGTCGCGCAGGCGATCGGGCGGATCGGCAACTACTTCAACCAGGAGCTGTTCGGCGGTCCGACCGACCTGCCGTGGGGCCTGGAGATCTACCGCCGGGTCAACGAGTTCGGCATCGAGGACCCGCTCAACGGCGTGGCCGAGCCGACGCACACGCTGATCGAGAACAGCCCGGTCCACCCGACCTTCCTCTACGAGCTGATCTGGAACCTGTTGGTCGCCGCGTTCATCGTGTGGGCCGACCGCAAGTTCCGGCTGGGTCACGGCCGCGTGTTCGCCCTCTACGTCGCCGGGTACACCCTCGGCCGCGGGATCATCGAGATGATGCGGACCGACCCGGCCACCCTGGTCGCCGGGCTGCGGATCAACGTGTTCACCTCGGCACTGCTGTTCGTCGGCGCGATCGTGTACTTCGTCATCGCCCGCAAGCGCGGCGGCCGCGAAGACCTGTCCACTGTGGACTTGACCGACACCGAGACAGCGGCTGACGGCGGCGCCGAATCCGATGACGCGGACGCCGACGGCGCGGACGGCACCGACAAGGCCGCCGAGACCCAGGACAGCGACGACGCCGCGGACGACACGGCCAAGGACTCCGCTTCTGCGACCAAGGACGCGTAG
- a CDS encoding class I SAM-dependent methyltransferase — MPSVDDNLNQWSNHEWSSGGDEWSVGYGGTESMWTWAIRPRIGAFLPAAHVLEIAPGFGRITQYLAPSTPRLTVVDLTQRCIDACKERFKELDHIEYHVNDGRSLAMVPDDSVDFVFSWDSLIHVEEDVIKSYLEQLATKLVPGGTGILHHSNMDAYRGADGELTVENVHWRAASMSAAKFRGFCRDVGLRCLVQELVPWGGPEFTDCISVFRRESPGLLRRPHVIENHDFFAQVQQHRAADIRALTRAYREL, encoded by the coding sequence ATGCCGAGCGTCGATGACAACCTGAACCAGTGGTCGAACCATGAGTGGTCCTCGGGCGGTGACGAGTGGTCGGTCGGCTACGGCGGCACCGAGTCCATGTGGACCTGGGCCATCCGCCCCCGCATCGGCGCGTTCCTGCCCGCGGCGCACGTTCTGGAGATCGCCCCCGGGTTCGGCCGGATCACCCAGTACCTGGCCCCGTCCACCCCGCGGCTGACCGTGGTCGACCTGACCCAGCGCTGCATCGACGCCTGCAAGGAACGCTTCAAAGAACTCGACCACATCGAGTACCACGTCAACGACGGCCGCTCCCTGGCGATGGTGCCCGACGACTCGGTCGACTTCGTGTTCAGCTGGGACTCGCTGATCCACGTCGAGGAGGACGTCATCAAGAGCTACCTGGAGCAGCTCGCGACCAAGCTCGTCCCCGGTGGCACCGGCATCCTCCACCACTCCAACATGGACGCCTACCGCGGCGCCGACGGCGAGCTGACCGTGGAGAACGTCCACTGGCGCGCGGCCAGCATGTCCGCGGCCAAGTTCCGCGGCTTCTGCCGGGACGTCGGCCTGCGCTGCCTGGTCCAGGAACTGGTTCCGTGGGGCGGCCCCGAGTTCACCGACTGCATCTCGGTCTTCCGCCGCGAGTCGCCCGGCCTGCTCCGACGGCCGCACGTGATCGAGAACCACGACTTCTTCGCCCAGGTCCAACAACACCGCGCCGCCGACATCCGGGCGCTGACCAGGGCTTATCGGGAGCTGTGA
- a CDS encoding Uma2 family endonuclease, whose translation MDQPTLPNHPLPWTLAEVLAMPEDIGPRVELIDGALVVSPGPGNRHQRVLLRLSIALDRQVPKHLEVLPVVNVVLGPERLLIPDIAVMTCAGQDDLYLRVPDLLMAVEIISPSSRSYDVAQKRVLYAEASVPFYLLVDPGERPSTATLFRLEGDGYVEVTSSKVGRLRFDEPFLVDIELP comes from the coding sequence ATGGACCAGCCAACGCTGCCGAACCACCCGCTGCCGTGGACCCTGGCTGAGGTACTGGCGATGCCCGAGGACATTGGGCCGCGAGTAGAACTGATCGACGGGGCGCTCGTCGTGAGCCCTGGACCAGGGAACAGGCATCAACGGGTACTGCTGCGTCTCTCGATCGCTCTGGACCGCCAGGTGCCGAAGCACCTAGAGGTCTTGCCCGTCGTGAACGTTGTTCTCGGCCCAGAGCGCCTGTTGATTCCTGACATCGCGGTCATGACCTGTGCCGGGCAGGACGATCTCTACCTCCGGGTGCCTGACCTCCTGATGGCGGTCGAGATCATCTCGCCGTCGTCGCGGTCGTATGACGTGGCGCAGAAGCGGGTGCTCTACGCCGAGGCCAGTGTTCCCTTCTACCTCCTCGTGGATCCTGGCGAAAGGCCGTCGACCGCCACGCTGTTCCGGCTCGAAGGCGACGGGTACGTCGAGGTGACCTCCAGCAAGGTCGGGCGGCTGCGGTTCGACGAGCCGTTCTTGGTCGACATCGAGTTGCCCTGA
- the trpA gene encoding tryptophan synthase subunit alpha produces the protein MGLAPLFERTRAEGRAALVGYLPAGFPTVDGSIDMIKTMIDGGCDLVEIGVPYSDPVMDGPTIQAAADEALRAGFRLRDVFRVVEAVTAHGGQAVVMTYWNPVHRYGVDAFARDLAAAGGHGIITPDLIPDEAAPWLAASEEHGLDRIFLVAPSSTEERIARTVAASSGFVYATAVMGVTGARDAVGGAAEGLVQRTREHTKLPIGVGLGVRSGSQAAEVAGFADAVIVGSAFVSAVREGADAVRALATELAAGVRRAPTTIG, from the coding sequence ATGGGCCTGGCCCCACTGTTCGAGCGCACCCGCGCCGAGGGGCGTGCCGCTCTCGTCGGCTACCTGCCCGCGGGCTTCCCGACCGTCGACGGCTCGATCGACATGATCAAGACCATGATCGACGGCGGCTGCGACCTCGTCGAGATCGGCGTGCCCTACTCCGACCCGGTCATGGACGGCCCGACCATCCAGGCCGCCGCCGACGAGGCCCTGCGCGCGGGCTTCCGCCTCCGCGACGTGTTCCGCGTGGTCGAGGCCGTGACGGCGCACGGCGGTCAGGCCGTCGTGATGACTTATTGGAACCCGGTGCACCGCTACGGCGTCGACGCGTTCGCGCGTGACCTGGCGGCCGCGGGCGGGCACGGCATCATCACTCCGGACTTGATCCCCGACGAGGCTGCCCCGTGGCTGGCCGCGTCCGAGGAACACGGGCTGGACCGGATCTTCCTGGTGGCCCCTTCATCGACGGAGGAGCGCATCGCCCGCACAGTCGCGGCGTCGTCGGGCTTCGTCTACGCGACGGCGGTCATGGGCGTGACTGGTGCCCGGGACGCGGTCGGCGGGGCGGCTGAGGGCTTGGTGCAGCGCACCCGGGAGCACACGAAGCTGCCGATCGGGGTGGGCTTGGGCGTGCGGTCGGGGTCACAGGCGGCTGAGGTCGCCGGGTTCGCGGACGCGGTGATCGTGGGCTCGGCCTTCGTGAGCGCGGTCCGGGAAGGCGCGGACGCGGTCCGGGCGCTGGCGACCGAACTCGCGGCGGGCGTACGGCGGGCGCCGACCACCATCGGGTGA